In one Bradyrhizobium cosmicum genomic region, the following are encoded:
- a CDS encoding S10 family peptidase yields MITSLPALRHAALVLAVSTFAFAGSARADDPPQPRSEASAPAGQKGGRGGSAQSASQNSPAAELHRLPPDSTTKQTLDLPGRTLDFTATAGSIRVFDGKGEPLADIAATSYELAGADRATRPVTFLFNGGPGASSAWLQFGAAGPWRLPLDGEALSPSASPEVKPNAETWLDFTDLVFIDPVSTGYSRFVASGEDARKSFYSVDGDVNSIALVIRRWLEKHDRLTSPKYVAGESYGGIRGPKVVRQLQLQHGVGVRGLILVSPLLDFREFTGTSLLQYVATLPSYVAVAREAKGSVKRADLADVEAYARGEFLADLVKGEADREATNRLADKVAELTGIDQTVSRRLAGRFDVGEFRREFDRRSGKVTGRYDASVRGLDPYPDSGNSRFGDPSGDALQAPLTSAAVDVLTRKLNWRPDGSYEVLNGAVEGQWDFGRGINPPQSVSDLRQILATDAKLNVLVAHGLFDLATPYFGSKRVLDQLPAFATQRVKFVVYPGGHMFYSRDGARQALRSEVEALIRE; encoded by the coding sequence ATGATCACGAGTTTGCCGGCGCTTCGCCATGCGGCCCTGGTGCTGGCGGTGTCGACTTTCGCATTCGCAGGCTCGGCGCGCGCGGACGATCCGCCGCAGCCGCGCTCGGAGGCGTCTGCGCCGGCCGGACAGAAAGGCGGGCGCGGCGGTAGCGCGCAAAGCGCGTCGCAGAATTCGCCGGCAGCCGAGCTGCACCGTCTGCCGCCGGATTCGACCACGAAGCAGACGCTCGATCTGCCCGGCCGCACGCTCGATTTCACCGCGACCGCCGGCTCGATCCGCGTGTTCGACGGCAAGGGCGAGCCGCTGGCCGATATCGCCGCGACGTCCTATGAGCTTGCCGGCGCCGATCGCGCGACGCGTCCCGTGACGTTCCTGTTCAACGGTGGGCCCGGGGCATCCTCCGCATGGCTTCAGTTCGGCGCGGCCGGGCCGTGGCGGCTGCCGCTCGATGGCGAAGCGCTGTCGCCGTCGGCCTCGCCCGAGGTGAAGCCCAATGCGGAAACCTGGCTCGACTTCACCGATCTCGTCTTCATCGATCCCGTCAGCACCGGCTACAGCCGCTTCGTCGCGAGCGGCGAGGATGCGCGCAAGTCGTTCTATTCCGTCGATGGCGACGTCAATTCGATTGCGCTGGTGATCCGCCGCTGGCTGGAGAAGCACGACCGGCTGACCTCGCCGAAATACGTCGCGGGCGAGAGCTATGGCGGCATTCGCGGGCCGAAGGTCGTGCGCCAGCTGCAGCTCCAGCATGGCGTCGGCGTCAGGGGATTGATCCTGGTTTCGCCGTTGCTGGACTTCCGCGAGTTCACGGGCACGAGCCTCCTGCAATATGTCGCGACGCTGCCGAGCTATGTGGCGGTCGCGCGCGAGGCCAAAGGATCTGTCAAGCGCGCCGATCTCGCCGATGTCGAGGCTTACGCGCGTGGCGAATTCCTGGCTGATCTCGTCAAGGGCGAGGCGGACAGGGAGGCCACCAATCGCCTTGCCGACAAGGTCGCCGAGCTCACCGGCATCGACCAGACGGTGAGCCGCAGGCTCGCCGGCCGCTTCGACGTCGGCGAATTCCGCCGAGAGTTCGATCGCAGGAGCGGCAAGGTGACGGGGCGCTACGATGCCTCGGTGCGCGGCCTCGATCCCTATCCGGATTCGGGTAACTCCCGTTTCGGCGACCCTTCGGGGGATGCGCTCCAGGCGCCGTTGACGAGTGCTGCGGTCGACGTGCTGACGCGCAAGCTCAACTGGCGGCCGGATGGCTCCTATGAAGTCCTGAACGGGGCCGTCGAAGGCCAATGGGATTTCGGCCGCGGCATCAACCCGCCGCAGTCGGTGTCGGATCTGCGCCAGATCCTCGCCACCGACGCGAAGCTGAACGTGCTGGTTGCGCACGGCCTGTTCGATCTTGCCACGCCCTATTTCGGGTCGAAGCGGGTGCTCGACCAGTTGCCGGCGTTCGCGACGCAGCGCGTGAAGTTCGTCGTCTATCCCGGCGGCCACATGTTCTATTCGCGCGACGGGGCGCGGCAGGCGCTTCGGAGCGAGGTCGAGGCGCTGATCAGGGAATAG